The following are encoded together in the Nyctibius grandis isolate bNycGra1 chromosome 5, bNycGra1.pri, whole genome shotgun sequence genome:
- the LOC137663448 gene encoding histone H2B 1/2/3/4/6, whose translation MPEPAKSAPAPKKGSKKAVTKTQKKGDKKRKKSRKESYSIYVYKVLKQVHPDTGISSKAMGIMNSFVNDIFERIAGEASRLAHYNKRSTITSREIQTAVRLLLPGELAKHAVSEGTKAVTKYTSSK comes from the coding sequence ATGCCTGAACCGGCCAAGTCTGCTCCGGCGCCCAAGAAGGGGTCTAAGAAGGCAGTAACCAAGACACAGAAGAAAGGAGACAAGAAGCGCAAGAAGAGCCGCAAGGAGAGCTACTCGATCTACGTGTACAAGGTGCTGAAGCAGGTGCACCCCGACACGGGCATCTCGTCCAAGGCCATGGGCATCATGAACTCCTTCGTCAACGACATCTTCGAGCGCATCGCGGGCGAGGCGTCGCGCCTGGCGCACTACAACAAGCGCTCCACCATCACCTCGCGGGAGATCCAGACGGCCgtgcggctgctgctgcctggtgaGCTGGCCAAGCACGCCGTCTCCGAGGGCACCAAGGCTGTCACCAAGTACACCAGCTCCAAGTAA
- the LOC137663447 gene encoding histone H2A-IV encodes MSGRGKQGGKARAKAKSRSSRAGLQFPVGRVHRLLRKGNYAERVGAGAPVYLAAVLEYLTAEILELAGNAARDNKKTRIIPRHLQLAIRNDEELNKLLGKVTIAQGGVLPNIQAVLLPKKTDSHKAKAK; translated from the coding sequence ATGTCCGGCCGTGGGAAGCAGGGCGGGAAGGCGCGGGCCAAGGCCAAGTCGCGCTCGTCGCGGGCCGGGCTGCAGTTCCCCGTGGGCCGCGTGCACCGGCTGCTGCGCAAGGGCAACTACGCGGAGCGGGTGGGCGCCGGCGCCCCGGTGTACCTGGCGGCCGTGCTGGAGTACCTGACGGCCGAGATCCTGGAGCTGGCCGGCAACGCGGCCCGCGACAACAAGAAGACGCGCATCATCCCGCGCCACCTGCAGCTGGCCATCCGCAACGACGAGGAGCTCAACAAGCTGCTGGGCAAGGTGACCATCGCGCAGGGCGGGGTTCTGCCCAACATCCAGGCCGTGCTGCTGCCCAAGAAGACCGACAGCCACAAGGCTAAAGCCAAGTGA